The DNA sequence GTCTGGATCATCGGCGACGCGACGTGATACACGTCCTCGATCCCTGCCAGGGCATCCTGCCAGCCGTCGTCGTCGGTGAGGGAGGCCGCCACGAACGTCAGCCCGGCGTCGTCGCTCCCGGCGCGCCGGACCGCGGCGCGGACGTCGTCGGCCCGCTCGGGAGTGCGCACCGTCGCGCGCACAGCGATCCCGGAGGCGAGGAGGTCGGCGATCAGCCGCGTGGCCAGGTAGCCGTTGCCGCCGGTGACCAGAGTGCTGGTGGTGCGGGTGGTGGGGGTCGCGTTCATCGGAATGTCTCCTCGAGTCGGGGAAGGATGGCCTCCAGTTCGATGTGCGCCTCGGCTTCCGCCGCCACATCGGCTCGCGCGCGGGCGTCCCACAGCGCGGCCTTCGCCCGCAGGTAGTCGAGGTGGGTGCGCAGCGTCGCGATCTGCTCTTCCACGCGCACGGCGTGCCGCAGCAGGATGTCCCGCTGCTCGCCCGCCGTGTCGTGCCCGCGCAGCCGGTTGGCCTGGTACGTGCGCATGTCCTCGATCCCGACGCCCATCGCCCGCAGACAGGCGAGCACCTGCGCCGTGTCGAGGTCGCCCTCGCTGTAACGCCGGTGTCCGCTGCTGCCGTCGCGGGCGATCGGGCCGAGGAGGCCGACCTCCTCGTAGTACCGCAGGGTGGGCTCGCTGAGACCGCTCTGCCGGGACACGTCCTGGATGCTCAAACTGGTCATGTCCCCATCAGAACAGACCTCAAGCGCTTGAAGTCAAGCGCAGTCTTCCGTGCAGGCTCAGGCCCGGTCGTGGAGGGTGACGTGGTATCCGTCCGGGTCGGCGAACGTGAACGTCCGGCCGAACGGGCCGTCGATCGGGGCGGACACGATGGTGCGGCCGTCGGAAGCGAGGGCGTCGTGGATCGCCTGGACGTCCGTGGCGCGCAGCCACAGCGCGACGCCGAGGCCGGGCCGGGCGACGGAGCCGAGGTCGGTGCCCTCGACGACCTCCCGCAGCGCGAACGCGATCGGCTGCGTGTCGAACACGACAGCGTGCGGGGGCCCGGCCGGCGAGCGGACGAGGCCGAGGTACTGCTCGTAGAACGCCTGCGAGGCGTCGAGGTCTCGCGTCTGGAGCGAGATGAAATCGGGGCCGATGGCGGTCATGGTGGAACTCCTCTCGTGTGTCAGTTATCTGACACGACCGAGTCTATGTCAGACTACTGACATGAGTGAAGCCGCTGAGGTCATCCACCTCGAGACGTCGCTGGGATACCTGCTCAAGGAGGCGTCGAGCGCCCTCCGCGCCGCGATGGAGGAGGTCCTCCGTCCGCTCGGGATGACGGTGACCCACTACTCGTGCCTCGAACTGCTCGCCCAGCGCCCCGGACTGTCCAACTCCGAGCTGGCCCGCGGCGCCTTCGTGACCCGGCAGACGATGAACGTGCTGCTGCAGGCCCTGGAGCGCGACGGATACGTGACGCGCCCCGAGCAGGCGCCGGTCGGCAAGGCGCTCCCCGCGCGGCTCACCGCGAAGGGCCGGCGGAGCCTCGCGACGGCGAGCGCGGCGGTCCGGTCGGTGGAGGTGAGAATGCTGGCCGGGATGACCCCGGCCGACCAATCCGCCGCCTTCGCCAGCTTGACGAGCATGATCCGGTCGCTGCGCGGCGACGACCCGGCGCCCGCGCCGTAGCCGCCCTGCAAAGCGGCCACTCGCATCCCCGGCCGGCGTCCGCCCGGATCATCGATGTGTCCAGGTATTCCGTCGTCTCTCCATTCCGGCGCGCCGGTGCCGCGCGGTGTCATGGGGTGTCCCCGCACCTGCGTGGATGACGACGAAGTCAGGAGCTCACATGTTGACCAAACGCGTGGTCGGGCTAGGGGTCGCAGCCCTGCTCGCCCTCAGCGCGGTGACCGCGACGGCCCTCCCCGCGGACGCCGCGCCGGCGCACGCGACCGCGACGCCGGCGCCCACCTCACCCACCCCGGGGCTCGCGGCGACCCCCTACGCGGGCTGGAACACGTACTTCGGCCTCGGCGGCGACTACACGGCCGCCCAGGTGCTCGACGTCGCCGACCATCTGGTCTCCAGCGGCCTCGCCAAGGCGGGTTACGACATCGTGTGGCTGGACGGCGGCTGGCAGGCCTCCACTCCGCGCGGCGCCGACGGCCTGCTGCAGGGCGACCCCACCCGCTTCCCCGACGGGATGGCCGCTCTCGCCGCCGCCATCCACGCCAAGGGCCTGAAGGCCGGCATCTACACCGACGCCGGTCCGTACATCCCCGGCTCGTGCGGCCTCGGCAGCTACGGTCATTACCAGACCGACGCCGACACCTTCGCGAAGTGGGGCTTCGACGCCGTCAAGGTGGACTTCCTCTGCGGCATCACGGCAAACCTCGACCCGAAGACGGTCTACACGCAGTTCGCCGACGCACTGCGGCACAACAGCAGCGGGCGGCCGATCATCCTGGACATCTGCAACCCGGTGACCTCGCCCGACTGGGGCAACTACCCGGAGTCGCAGCAGTCCACCAACACGTGGAGCTACGCGCCGTCGATCGCGCAGGCCTGGCGCACCTACACCGACGTGGGCTTCGTGAACTCGATCAAGTACACCGACGTCCTCCGGAACTTCGACGCGAACGCGCGGCACCCGGAGGCCGCGGGGCCAGGACACTGGAACGACCCCGACTATCTGGGCCCGCAGCTCGGGATGACGGACGAGGAGTTCCGCTCGCAGATGGCGCTGTGGTCGATGTCGGCCGCTCCCCTGGTCGTCGGCAGCGATCCGCGCACCTTCACCCCGGCGACGGTCGCGACGCTCACCAACCCCGACCTCCTCGCCATCGACCGCGACCCGCTGGGCAAGCAGGCCGTGCGGGTCGGCGCGGCCGGGACGACGGAGACGTGGACGAAGCCCCTCGCGGACGGCTCCCTCGCCGTCGCGCTCGTCAACCGCGGCGACACCGCCGCCGACATCGCGACCACTCCGTCCGCCGTCGGCATCGACGCGACGCGCGTGACGATCAAGGACGCCTGGACGCACGCGCTCAGCGAGGCCAAGAACAGCATCCGCTCCAGCGTCCCGGCGCACGGCGTCTCCGTGCTGATCGTCCGGAAGGGCACCGGCCAGCCGCAGAGCCCGCGCGTGCTCGTGGGCGCTCCGTCGTTCACCGCGGTGAACGGCACCGCGATCACGCCGACGGGCGACCTCCTCGCCGCCGCCGGCTCGACGCTCGCCGTGACCGTGGCCGTGCGCAACGACGGCACCACCCCGGCCCTGTCGCCGAAGGTGACGCTGACGACGCCGTCCGGCTGGACCAGCACGGCGTCCGCACGGCAGCCCGGGTTGATCGTCCCGGGTGGGATGGCCACGGCCGGCTTCACCGTGACGGTCCCCGCCGGGACGGCGGTCGGATCCTCGTCCATCGGCGCGGCCGTCTCGTTCACCGGGATCCGCGGCGCGGTCACGGTCGCGTCTCCCGCGGCCACGGTGACCGTGGCTCCTGCGCCGCCGTCGGGCGCGGACCAGCCGCTCTCCCATCAGCCGTGGGTCTCCGCCACGAGCGGGTGGATGACGCCGGCCGTCGATCAGAGCGTCGGCGGTGGCAACCCGATCCGGGTCGCGGGCGTCACCTACCCGACCGGCCTCGGCGTCGCCAGCCCGTCGGACATCCGCTACTACGTCGGCGGGGCGTGCACGCGCCTCACCGGCACGGTCGGGATCGACGACGTGGTGAACAACGTCGGCCCGGAGGGCGGGACGGCCACCTTCTCCCTCGTCGCAGACGGTAAGACCGTCTGGGACAGCGGAGTCGTCACCCGCGGTCACGCCGTCACCTTCGATGTGAACCTGACCGGAGCGCGCGAGCTCGTCCTGCACGTGGGCGACGCCGGCGACGGTGGTTACAACGACCGCGCCGACTGGGCGGCCCCGCTGATCAGCTGCAGCTGACACCACCACCGAGAAGGGGGCGTGCGCGCGCGCCCCCTTCTTCATGCCCTGGCGCGGTCGACGCCCCAGTCCAGCACCCAGCGCGACGACGGCGGCAGCCAGTGGAGGTCGGTCCCCGAGTTGAGCGCGTCCGGCGGGGCGGTCATGGGCTCCAGCGCCACGGCGGCGCCGCCGGCCGGCAGCCCGGGCAGTTCGTCGGTGACATAGACCTGCGCCCAGCGGAACCGGTCGTCCGCCCACACCTCGACGGCCTCCGACGAGCGGGCATCGGCCAGTCGCAGGCGGACGCGAACGGCCTGCGACCGCAGGCCCGTGTACGCGGCGTGCGACGGCGCCTCGGCGAGCGCGGTCGGCAGCCTGAGATCGAACCCGGTCCCCTCGACGGCCGTCTCCCGGAGCGGGAGATGGTCCTCGCCGAGCAGAAGCGTGCGCTCGGCGTCCACCTGGATCGTCAGATCCGCCGCCGGCGCGTCGCCGACCCGGAGGTACGGATGGACGCCCACAGCGACGGGCGCGGGGACGCGGCTCCGGTTCACGACCGCTATCGACGAGCGCACGCCCGTCGGCACGAGCCGGTACGCGACCACCACATCGAGGTCGAAGGGATAGCCCACGGCACCGCGAACCGTCGCCGCCAGCTCGACGGACGAGCGGTCCCGCGCGATCACCTCGAACGGCGTCGCCGCGACCAGCCCATGGAGGGCGTTGCCCGCCGGCTCGGTCACCTCCAGCCGCTGCGGCTCTCCGTCCAGCAACCAGCACGCGCCGCGGACCCGGTTCGGCCACGGCACGAGCACCGCGCCCGACGACGCGACCGGGCCGTCCGCGTCGCCGCAGACGAGCTCCAGCCCGCCCACGGCGAGCCCCTGGAGGCTCGCGCCGACCGGCGAGACGACGGCGTCGACCCGCCGGCCGGCGAAGCTCTGTGCGAGGAGGACCGGCTCAGACCGCGCGGACATGCAGCAGCACGGAGCGGTCAGGGTCGAGCGAGGGCAGCTCGATCCCGACCAGCCGCAGCACCCGTCCGCTCAGCACCGCGCCGTCGGCCAGCCACGGGGGCTGATCGCCGGCCGGGCGCTCGCCGGCGGGGAACACCGCGCGCACGTCGTACATCAGCGAATCGTCCAGACCGGGCAGTCCGGCACGGCCGACCGGCCAGGTGCGCGGCCGCTCCACGAGCGAGTAGGCGTACAGCGCCTCCCTCCCGTCCGGAGCGACCACGCCCTGCAGACGGGCGGCCTCCTCGGAGAGGTCCGCGTGCACGACGACGCCCGAGTGCAGCAGAGCGCGATGCTCCTTGTGGAAGGCGATCCAGGCCGCCAGCGCGCTCCGGGTCTCCTCCGACGCCGTCAGCAGGTCGATCTCGACCCCGAGATGCCCCCAGACCGCCTTCTCGCCGCGGTACGACAGCGGGTGGCTGCGGTGCGTCGTGTGCGACTCCTCCGCGCCGATGTGCGTGCCCTGCAGCTCCGGCGGGACGATCAGGCCGGTCCAGCGCTGGATCTCCAGCCGCTCGTGCGGGTCGTTGCAGTCGCTCGGCCAGACGCGCTGCGTGCGCTCCAGCACGCCCAGGTCGATCCGGCCGCCGCCGCTCGCGCACGACTCGATCTCCAGCCCGGGATGGCGGCGGTGCAGCTCGTCCATCAGGCGGTACGCCGCGAGGGTCTGCGCGCGCAGCCCGGGCGTCCCGGTCGGCGTGTGGCCCGCGTCGAGCAGGTAGCGGTTGTGGTCCCACTTCACATAGGCGATGCCGAGCTCGCCGATCAACGTGCTCATCCGGTCGAGAACGTACGCGTACGCCTCCGGATGCCCCAGGTCGAGGACGTGCTGCTGGCGCGACGGGAGGCCGGGGCCGTGGCCGGCGTCGAAGATCCACTCCGGGTGCTCGGCGGCGAGGCGCGAGTCGAGGTTGATCATCTCCGGCTCGAACCAGAGACCGAAGTCCATTCCGAGCTCGCGGACGCGATCGGCGATCGGGCCGAGCCCGTCCGGCCAGCGCTCGGGGTCGACGTCCCAGTCGCCGAGCGAGGTGGTGTCGTCGCGGCGGCCGGTGAACCAGCCGTCGTCGATCACGAAGCGCTCCGCCCCGATCGCGGCGGCCGCCTCGGCGAACCGCGTGAGCGCCGCGGGGTCGTGGTCGAAGTAGACGGCCTCCCACGTGTTGACCAGGACCGGTCGCGGTCCGGACGGATACCCGCCGGACGCGCGCAGGTGGCGGTGGAAGCGCGCGGCCAGCTCGTCCAGCCCGTCGCCCCACGAGCCGTACTGCCACGGCGTGACGTACTCGTCGCCCTGCGCGAGCTCGACCTCGGCGGCCGCGAGGCCCTCCACGGCGGAGAGCCGTCGGATGTTGGCCGGGGTGCGCTCGGCCGCGAGGGTCTGGTTGCCGCTCCAGCCGAGGTGCGTCGCCCACACCCTCCCGGAGCGGAAGCCGAAGCCGCGTTCGCCGGCCGCGAGCAGGAGGGTGTGCTCCAGCCCGGGCTTGCCGCCGCGGGAGGTCCGCACCCACTCGCCCACGTCGAAGGCACGGCGCTGCGGGACGCGCTCCAGCGCCCAGCGCCCGGTGAGGTCGAGCACCTCGTCCGCCTCGGCGGGGACGGGCAGCGCGAGTTCGAGGCCATCGACCCGGAACACGTCGGCCCCGTCGTTCCGCAGCCGCGCGCGCTGCCGGACGAGCCCGCTGGCCGCCAGCACCGAGAGCTCCAGGGTGAGCGAGAGCCCGTACGGCTCATCCGCGGCCCTGACGGTCAGCGTCACGCCGTCTGCCGAGGTGTCCAGGTCCGCCGAGACGACCCGGAACAGCGGCGCCCACCGGCGGCCCGCCGAGTCACCGGACAGCCCCGGCCGGCCGAGCCAGCCCTCCGGGAGCTGCGCGAGCACGGGCACCGGCTGCGGGTAGGTGACGAGGCTGTCGCCGACCGCCGGAAGGGCCGTGCGCGCGATGGCGGCCAGCTCCTCGGCTCCGGGGTCGCCGAGGTCGTCGCCCCAGTGCAGGATGCGCGGCAGGCGGTGGTCGTCGAGGAGGACGACGACGCTCGTGCCCCCCGCGCGCAGGTGTACCAGGTCCGTGTCGACGTACATGTGTTCTATTTCACCGATCCGAGGGCCAGGCCCCCGATGAAGCTGCGCTGGAAGAGCAGGAAGACGATGGTGGACGGAACGGCGGCGACGACGGTCGCGGCCGCGATGACCGACCAGCTGGAGACGTACTCGCCCTGCAGGGAGAGCACGGCCGCCGTGATCGGGAGCTTCTCCGACGTCTGCAGCAGCGTGATCGACCAGAGCAGGTCGTTGAAGACCCAGGTGAACGAGAGCGCGCCGAGCGCGGCGAGCGCCGGCCGGGTCAGCGGGAGGATCACCTGCAGGAAGATGCGGACCGTGCTCGCGCCGTCGAGGGTCGCGGCCTCCTGCAGCTCGTGCGGGATGGTGCGCATGAAGCCGTACAGCACGAACGTGTAGAAGCCGATGCCGAACGCGACCTGCACGGCGACGAGCGCGCCGAGGGTGTCGTAGACGTTGAGCTGCTGGGTCAGGCGTGCGACCGGGATCAGCAGCATCTGCACCGGCAGGAGGTTGCCCGCGAGCATCATGAGCAGGATGGTCCGGCGGAACGGCACCTTGTACCGGCTGAGCCCGAACGCGGCCGCCGCGGAGAAGAGCAGCGTCAGGATCACGGTCGGGATGGTCACGATCATGCTGTTGACCAGCGCTTGGAAGAGCCCGCCCTGGTTCCACGCCTGCACGTAGGTGCTGAGCGTGAAGGTGTGCGGAAGGCTGGCGATGCCGTTGGCGGAGACGTCGTCGAACGTCCGGAAGGAGGTGATGAGCACGACGAGGATCGGCGCGAACCAGGCCAGCGAGATGAGGATGCCGCTGGTGTGGAAGCCGACGGTCGCTGCGGTCCTGCGGCGGCTGCGCCGGCGGACGGCCGTCGCGGGCCGGGCGCCCGCGGTGCGGGTCTGGGCGGCGGTCGCGGTCATGACTCCTTCTCCTCGGAGAGCGCGCGGACGAGATAGGACACGATCACGGCGATCGCGAGGATGAAGATCACGACAGCGATCGCGGAGGCGTAGCCGAGGGCGTGCGAGCCGAACGCGGTGGAGAACATGTACGTGCTCAGCAGCTCCGTGGAGTGGTAGGGGCCGCCCCTGGTCATCGCCCAGACGATGTCGAAGGATCGCAGCGAGTCGATGATCAGCACCGACAGCACCACGAGGTTGACGCTGCGCAGCTGCGGCATGGTCACGTGCCAGAACCGCTGCCAGCCGGTCGCGCCGTCGACGCGCGCGGCCTCCTGGACCGCGGGGTCGAGGGCCTTGAGGCCGGCGATGAACAGCACCATCACGTAGCCGATCTCCCGCCACAGGGCGGCCACGATGACCGCGTAGAGCGCGGTGCTGGAGTCGCCGAGCCAGACGTGCGTCCAGCTGTGCAGGCCGACGGCGTCGAGGATGTTGTTGAGCACGCCGTTCGGCTGGAAGAACGCGCCCCAGATCAGGGCGGTGACGACCAGCGAGAAGACGATCGGCAGGAAGAGGGCGGTGCGGTAGATGCCGACGCCGCGGCGCTCGGACTGGAACAGCAGCGCCACCCCGAGGCCGGCGGCGAACGAGATGCCGCCGAAGAGCACGATCCAGATCGCGGTGTTCTTCAGCGCGGTGAGGAAGATCGGGTCCGAGAACAGGTCGACGTAATTCTGCACGCCGACCGGCGTGGCCGGCCCGATGCCGTTCCAGTGCAGGAACGAGAGGCTGATCCCCTGGAACGCCGGCCAGAACACGCCGACCGCCTCCACGAGGAACGGGATGAGGACGAGGGCGAACACGATCGGCGGCGGGATGGAGATCCGCCGCCGACCGCGAACAGAGGTGAGAGTGGTCACGAAGTCGCCCGGATCTTCGCCGACGCGGCGTCCCAGTCCTTCAGGATCTGGTCCAGGTTCTCCGGGTGGGCGATGAAGCTGGTCAGCGCTGTGTCGGCCGGCGTCTGCTGGGCGTCACCGGCGTCCCTGTTGTAGAACTGCGTGACCTGCTTGGCGGACTGCAGCATGTCCTTGCCCTGCTTGGAGAGCGCGTCGAGGTTCAGCGAGGCCTTCGAGTTCGCCGGCAGGTAGGTGCCCTGCTGGCTCGCCGCGAGGTCCGTCTGAGCTTGCGGGCTGGCGACGTAGTCGAGGAACTTCTTCGTGAGGTTCGGCTTGTCCGTCTTCACGCTGGCGATGAAGCCGTCGGTCGGGCCCTCCTCCGCGACCGGCACCGAGGGGTCGATCGTCGGGAACTGGAAGAACGCCAGATCGCTCTGCTTGTCGGCGGGGACCGACGGCTGCGCCCACGCGCCGAGCAGGTACATCGCGACCTTGCCCTGCGAGAAGTCGCTCATCGCCTGGTTCTGCGTGGTGCCGAGGACCGCGGGGTCGAAGTACGGCAGCACCTGCTTGAAGGCGGCGAACACCTTGCGCACCTGCGGGCTGTCGTACTTCTCCTTGCCGGAGAGCAGTTTGAGGTGGAAGTCGGCGCCGTTGATCCGCAGGTCGAGGTAGTCGAACCACGCGGAGGCCAGCCAGGCGTTGTCGCTGAGTCCGGCGGTGAACGGCGTCACGCCCTGGCCCTTGATCTTGGCGGAGTCGGCGAGGAATTCGTCCCAGGTCTTCGGCGGGGTGATCCCGAGCTTCTGGAAGTCGCTCTTGAAGTAGTAGACGCCCCACCAGTAGTAGCCGGTCGGGACGAACACCTCCTTGCCGGAGGAGTCCTGGCTGAGGCTCTTGAGCGAGGAGGGGAAGTCGCTGCCGTGGTCCTTCCAGACGCTGGAAAGGTCGAGCAGGAGGTTCTGGTCGGCGAAGTCGCGTGTGGCCTGACCGGCGTACCAGGTGTAGACGTCGGGCGGGTTCTTGGCGGTGAGGTAGGACGGCAACTGCTGGTTGAAGGTGTTGGTCGGGATGGTGTTCACCTTGACCTGGCCTTCGCCCTTGGCGTTGAAGTCCTTCACCAGCTTGTCGAGGCCGCCCTTCTCCGCGTCGGTGAAGCGGGACTGCAGGATCAGGGGTCCGGAGGCGTCCGGGCCGCTCTTGGCCTGCTGTGCTTCACCCGACGTGGAGACGCAGCCCGCGAGCAGCGCCGTCGCGGCGACCGCGCTGCCGAGCGCCGTCAGCCATCGGGTGGTCTTTCGGGTCATCTTCGACTCCATTTCGTGGGGGTGATCGCGAGGGGTCGGCCGAAGGAGAATCCTACGTCCGAACGACATCAACGCTATGACGCGCACCGTGGCCGCCGTAGCAGAAACCGTTGGTGTATCTGGACATTTCGACGATCATGACGCAGAATCGTGCGGTGCTCATCCCCGATGGTTTCCCCGGCCAGCGCATGCTGGTCCTCCCGCGGCCGCGCGTCCGGGAGTTCCTTCAGCAGCCGGGAACGACGCGACTGGTCGTGACGGACAGCGGGTATTTCCCGAAAGCGGACTCCCACGGCCGCCGCCGGACCACGCCGATCGCGCAGGCGGTCGTCATCGCGTGCATCGACGGCTCGGGCTGGTGCGAAACCGAAGCTGGACGATTCCCCGTGCACCAGGGACAGGTCGTCGTCCTGCCGCCCCGGCATCCGCACGCCTACGGAGCGGACGCGGAGAACCCGTGGACACTGTGGTGGTTCCATGCCGCCGGACCGGAGGTCGAGAACTACCTGGCAGCCGCGGGGATGACCGCGGACAACCCGGTTCGCCGCCCCAGGGACCTGTACCCGGTCGTCTCCCTGATGTCGGAAGTGCTGGCCTGGATGGAGCGGGACAGCACCACGACGAGCCTCAACGCGGCGGCCGGCGCGGCCTGGCACGCGCTCACCCTGCTGGCGAGCGAGCGGGCCCGCGCCGACGAGGCCGGCGATGTGATCGAGCACGCGACCGAGTACCTGCGGGCGCACATCGCCGAGCGGGTGACGGTCCCCGAGCTCGCTGTCATGGCCTCGCTCAGCACCTCGCACTTCAGCGCGCTGTTCAAGCGGCATGTCGGCTACCCGGTGCTGCAGTACCAGACCATGCTCCGGATGTCGCGGGCGCGGGAGCTGCTCGACACCACCTCCGCCACGGTGGCCGCCATCGCGGCGGAGGTGGGGTATCCGGACTCGTTCTACTTCGCGCGCCAGTTCAAGAAGGTGCACGGCATGACGGCGCGCGAGTACCGGGAGCAGCACAAGGGCTGATCCCGGCGCCCAGTCGCGGCGGTTCAGTTCGCGTCCGCTCAGTTCGCGTAGGCGCCCTCCGCCTCGGCGAGCAGCTCGCGCGGAAGCGGCGCGGCGGGGTCGCGGTCCGCGATCGCGGCGAGCAGGGACGCGGCGCGGGCGGGGTCGCCGTTCAGCAGCGCGAGCTCGGCGTCCATGACGGCGACCAGGTCGCGGTGCGTCTGCTCCACGTCCTCCCGGAAGATCAGCATGGTCGGCAGGGAGGTCGCGAAGTAGTCGATCGCGGGACGGGTCCGGCGGGCGACCTCGATGTAGTTCGCGAACTCGGCCGTCAGCCGGTCGGCGCGCCCGAGGTCGCCGAGGCGCCGGGCGGCGAGGACGGAGTAGTACGTCATCGGGGAGTGCGGCACCGCCGACATGGTCGTGAAATCGCCCGCGCTGCTCGCCGCCGCCTGCCAGGCGGCCTCGGCCTCCTCGGTGCGTCCGGCCGCCTGGTGGGCGTCGCCGAACGCCAGCAGCAGGTCCGACCGGTTCGCCAGCGGATGCGGGGCCTCACCGAGCGATGCGGGGACGTCGACGGCCGTCGCCAGGGCGGCCACCGCCGCGCCGGGATCGCCGAGAGCCAGGGCCTCGGCCGCCTCCGCGCGCCGGGCCAGCGTCCAGACCCGGATTGTCTCGCCCTCGCCGCCCTCCCACGGGCTGAACCGGCGGGAGGAGAGCAAGGCCACCGCCTCCTCGTGGCGGCCGACGAGCACGAGGAGCTCGGCGTAGGCGAGTGCGAGGTCGTCGCGTTCGGCGATGAGCGAGCCGGCGTCGGCCAGCGCGTCGAGCCGCTCCTGCGGGCCGGCGCCCACCCGGCGGGCGAGCTGGTCGGCCTCGTAGCGCAACTTCGCGTCGCCCGGCGCCGCCTGGACCGCCTGCCGGTAGCGGCGCACGGCCGCATCGGGGCTGCCCTGCACGTTGTACGCGGCGAGGCCGAGGCCGCGCAGCGCGACCGCGTCGCCCGGGTCGCCCTCCACCGCCCGCTCCAGGTGCGCGACGGCCTCCTCGTAGCGCCGGTGGAAGTAGAGCCAGTGACCGAGGAGCGCGTGCGCGCGGGGGTCGCCGCTGGTCGCGATGCGGCGCTCGAGGAGGCGGGCGTCGTCCCGGCCGCCGGCGAAGCACCGGTCGACGGACACGCCGCGCGCGGCACGGAGCGCCGCCTCGGCCTCCCCCGGCCGGCCGAGCTCGTCCAGCAGCTCGGCCCGGGCGTAGTGGATGAGCGCGAGCGGATCCCCTGCGCCGAGGACCGGGCGCCGCACCGCCGCTGCGGCCGCCGCGTCCAGGACCCGCAGGGCCTCGGCGGTCAGCCCGAGGCTGCGGTATTCCGCCGCGAGGTCGCGGAGGGTCCCGGCGTCCGTGTCCTCCGGGCTGCCGGCGAGGTCGTTCAGCCAGGCGTCCAGCGGGTCGAGGGCACGCGCGGCGGCGAGCACCTGCTCCGCCTCCGCCGCCCGGCCCAGCCGGCGCAGCGCGATGGCCCGCACTGCCGCCGCCTGGAGCTGGTCGGCGTCCAGGTGCGCCGCCTCGGCGGCGTGCCCGAGCGCGTCGTCCCAGCGTCCGGCGCGCGCGGCGACCCGGGCGCGGGCGAGCTCCGCCGCCGCGCGCCAGGCGTAGGTCCACGCCGCCTTCGCGAACGCGTCGTCCGCTTCGGAGTCCCGTCCGGTCTCGGCCAGCACCACGCCGAGCAGATACGACGCCTCGCCGTCGGCGGGGTTGGGGTTCCTGCGCGTCTGACGGCGGAGCGCCGAGCGGAGGTGCGCCTCGGCCTCCGCGAGCCGGCCAGCCGCGAGCCGGGCCGAGGCGACGGCGATGTTGGAGCGGGAGTCCCCGGGGTCGCGGCGCAGCGCCTCCTGCCAGTAGGGCTCGGGCGAACGCGTCGCGTGCCGGTACTGGGCGAGGTGGACGCCAGTGAGGTAGAGCTCGTCGATCGATTCGATCTCCGCGGGAGCGGGCGGCTCGGTGGCGGTCTCGAAGCCGTCGGCCGCGGCGTCCCGGTGCCGCGTGGTCGCACGCAGCAGCTCGACGCCGTCCGACTCCGCGACCAGGTCGAGGTCGCCGGCGGCGGGCACGGGAACGCGCGCGTGGACCGGCTCGCCGGGCGCGGCCGACACCCGCTCCTGCCAGACAACGGCTCCCGCCTCGTCGACCAGCCGGAGGTCGATCCCGTCGTGGACGCGCGTGACGGCGAGGCCGACCTCCGCGAACCGCTCCGGTCCGGTCCCGACGGCGAGGCTCAGCGCG is a window from the Leifsonia shinshuensis genome containing:
- a CDS encoding AraC family transcriptional regulator: MTQNRAVLIPDGFPGQRMLVLPRPRVREFLQQPGTTRLVVTDSGYFPKADSHGRRRTTPIAQAVVIACIDGSGWCETEAGRFPVHQGQVVVLPPRHPHAYGADAENPWTLWWFHAAGPEVENYLAAAGMTADNPVRRPRDLYPVVSLMSEVLAWMERDSTTTSLNAAAGAAWHALTLLASERARADEAGDVIEHATEYLRAHIAERVTVPELAVMASLSTSHFSALFKRHVGYPVLQYQTMLRMSRARELLDTTSATVAAIAAEVGYPDSFYFARQFKKVHGMTAREYREQHKG
- a CDS encoding carbohydrate ABC transporter permease; this translates as MTATAAQTRTAGARPATAVRRRSRRRTAATVGFHTSGILISLAWFAPILVVLITSFRTFDDVSANGIASLPHTFTLSTYVQAWNQGGLFQALVNSMIVTIPTVILTLLFSAAAAFGLSRYKVPFRRTILLMMLAGNLLPVQMLLIPVARLTQQLNVYDTLGALVAVQVAFGIGFYTFVLYGFMRTIPHELQEAATLDGASTVRIFLQVILPLTRPALAALGALSFTWVFNDLLWSITLLQTSEKLPITAAVLSLQGEYVSSWSVIAAATVVAAVPSTIVFLLFQRSFIGGLALGSVK
- a CDS encoding ABC transporter substrate-binding protein; amino-acid sequence: MTRKTTRWLTALGSAVAATALLAGCVSTSGEAQQAKSGPDASGPLILQSRFTDAEKGGLDKLVKDFNAKGEGQVKVNTIPTNTFNQQLPSYLTAKNPPDVYTWYAGQATRDFADQNLLLDLSSVWKDHGSDFPSSLKSLSQDSSGKEVFVPTGYYWWGVYYFKSDFQKLGITPPKTWDEFLADSAKIKGQGVTPFTAGLSDNAWLASAWFDYLDLRINGADFHLKLLSGKEKYDSPQVRKVFAAFKQVLPYFDPAVLGTTQNQAMSDFSQGKVAMYLLGAWAQPSVPADKQSDLAFFQFPTIDPSVPVAEEGPTDGFIASVKTDKPNLTKKFLDYVASPQAQTDLAASQQGTYLPANSKASLNLDALSKQGKDMLQSAKQVTQFYNRDAGDAQQTPADTALTSFIAHPENLDQILKDWDAASAKIRATS
- a CDS encoding DUF5107 domain-containing protein gives rise to the protein MSVPHPPFPLPPVPENQRDRVVAAWSEPVELPTYEPGEPGRLPAFLESRVYQGSSGRVYPLPFIESVSHDATPRSWQAVHLENEYLRLVILPELGGRVHIAVDKTTGQDFFYRNDVIKPALVGLAGPWISGGIEFNWPQHHRPATFLPMDWTIEREDDGSVTVWCSDHDPFSRMKGMHGIRLRPGSSVLEARVRLFNRTDTTQTFLWWANVAVRVHDDYQSFFPADVHVVADHAKRAATAFPRADRPYYGIDYAARADRDSPEYVADDADRIDWYRNIPVPTSYMCVASDDDFFGGYDHAAGLGFAHVADHHIAPGKKQWTWGNSPFGWAWDANLSDDRGAYVELMAGVYTDNQPDFSYLAPGETKTFSQFWFPYHGIGPLTQASTDLALSLAVGTGPERFAEVGLAVTRVHDGIDLRLVDEAGAVVWQERVSAAPGEPVHARVPVPAAGDLDLVAESDGVELLRATTRHRDAAADGFETATEPPAPAEIESIDELYLTGVHLAQYRHATRSPEPYWQEALRRDPGDSRSNIAVASARLAAGRLAEAEAHLRSALRRQTRRNPNPADGEASYLLGVVLAETGRDSEADDAFAKAAWTYAWRAAAELARARVAARAGRWDDALGHAAEAAHLDADQLQAAAVRAIALRRLGRAAEAEQVLAAARALDPLDAWLNDLAGSPEDTDAGTLRDLAAEYRSLGLTAEALRVLDAAAAAAVRRPVLGAGDPLALIHYARAELLDELGRPGEAEAALRAARGVSVDRCFAGGRDDARLLERRIATSGDPRAHALLGHWLYFHRRYEEAVAHLERAVEGDPGDAVALRGLGLAAYNVQGSPDAAVRRYRQAVQAAPGDAKLRYEADQLARRVGAGPQERLDALADAGSLIAERDDLALAYAELLVLVGRHEEAVALLSSRRFSPWEGGEGETIRVWTLARRAEAAEALALGDPGAAVAALATAVDVPASLGEAPHPLANRSDLLLAFGDAHQAAGRTEEAEAAWQAAASSAGDFTTMSAVPHSPMTYYSVLAARRLGDLGRADRLTAEFANYIEVARRTRPAIDYFATSLPTMLIFREDVEQTHRDLVAVMDAELALLNGDPARAASLLAAIADRDPAAPLPRELLAEAEGAYAN
- a CDS encoding carbohydrate ABC transporter permease codes for the protein MTTLTSVRGRRRISIPPPIVFALVLIPFLVEAVGVFWPAFQGISLSFLHWNGIGPATPVGVQNYVDLFSDPIFLTALKNTAIWIVLFGGISFAAGLGVALLFQSERRGVGIYRTALFLPIVFSLVVTALIWGAFFQPNGVLNNILDAVGLHSWTHVWLGDSSTALYAVIVAALWREIGYVMVLFIAGLKALDPAVQEAARVDGATGWQRFWHVTMPQLRSVNLVVLSVLIIDSLRSFDIVWAMTRGGPYHSTELLSTYMFSTAFGSHALGYASAIAVVIFILAIAVIVSYLVRALSEEKES